A part of Dasypus novemcinctus isolate mDasNov1 chromosome 7, mDasNov1.1.hap2, whole genome shotgun sequence genomic DNA contains:
- the C1QL2 gene encoding complement C1q-like protein 2 encodes MALALLIAVPLLLQAAPPGAAHYEMMGTCRMICDPYSASPGGGPAGAKAPPPGPSTAALEVMQDLSANPPPPFIQGPKGDPGRPGKPGPRGPPGEPGPPGPRGPPGEKGDSGRPGLPGLQLTAGAAGGVGVAGGGAPGGGDSEGEVTGALGAAFSGPKIAFYVGLKSPHEGYEVLKFDDVVTNLGNHYDPTTGKFSCQVRGIYFFTYHILMRGGDGTSMWADLCKNGQVRASAIAQDADQNYDYASNSVVLHLDSGDEVYVKLDGGKAHGGNNNKYSTFSGFLLYPD; translated from the exons GGCGCGGCCCACTACGAGATGATGGGCACCTGCCGCATGATCTGCGACCCGTACAGCGCCTCGCCCGGCGGGGGGCCCGCGGGCGCCAAGGCGCCCCCGCCGGGACCCAGCACAGCCGCCCTGGAAGTCATGCAGGACCTCAGCGCCAACCCTCCACCCCCTTTCATCCAGGGACCTAAGGGAGACCCGGGGCGACCTGGCAAGCCGGGACCTCGGGGGCCTCCTGGAGAGCCGGGCCCTCCTGGGCCCAGGGGCCCCCCGGGGGAGAAGGGCGACTCGGGGCGGCCAGGGCTGCCCGGGCTGCAGCTGACGGCAGGCGCGGCGGGAGGCGTCGGGGTGGCGGGCGGTGGAGCCCCGGGCGGCGGCGACTCCGAGGGCGAGGTGACCGGCGCGCTGGGCGCCGCCTTCAGCGGCCCCAAGATCGCCTTCTATGTGGGTCTCAAGAGCCCCCACGAAGGGTACGAGGTCCTCAAGTTCGACGACGTGGTCACCAATCTAGGCAATCACTACGACCCCACCACGGGCAAGTTCAGCTGCCAGGTGCGCGGCATCTACTTCTTCACTTACCACATCCTCATGCGCGGCGGCGACGGCACCAGCATGTGGGCAGACCTCTGCAAGAACGGGCAG GTCCGGGCCAGCGCCATCGCGCAGGACGCGGACCAGAACTACGACTACGCCAGCAACAGCGTCGTGCTGCACCTCGACTCAGGGGACGAGGTGTACGTGAAGCTGGACGGCGGCAAGGCGCACGGCGGCAACAACAACAAGTACAGCACGTTCTCGGGCTTTCTTCTGTACCCGGACTAG